Within Hydrogenoanaerobacterium saccharovorans, the genomic segment GTGACAGCGGGGGCTTACAGCTATGAAGATATGGTAAGCATCACCGCTTCTTCAAGACTTGCATTTTATTCTTGGGCAATTGTTATTTGGGCAGTAATTACCGTTGCATTATACTTTGTGGCAAATTTGCTTTATGTGCGCCGCAAAAGCGAGCTTGCGGGCCGCACCACTTCGTCATCTGCCCTAAACTGTATTGTTCAATATATAGTCACCTTTGTTTTTGGTATAATTTTTGGGTTGCTGCTGCATTCCAGCTTTAACAGCAGGACGATGTTTTGGGTAGGTGCTTTTATAGGAGGATGCATTGCATTTGCTGTATTTGAAGCAATTGCGGCAAGAGGCTTTAAAACCTTTCCGAAGGCATTTGTACACATGGCTATTTCGGTAGGGCTTACAGTTGGATATGTTGCAGTGTTTTTAACCGGTGGGTTGGGGTACGAAACACGCATACCTGCTGCCGACAAGATAGAAAGTGTTAGTATAAACTACAACGGGCGTTACGGATATCGCTACCTTTACGATAAAAATGGTATGATAAAATATACGACAGACGAGTACTATTCTTCTAATACGAAAGACAGCGTAAAGCTGACATCACCCGAGGCGATTGAGCTTGTACGCAAGATGCACGCCGAATTGGTGAATGAACTCAAAGCACGCGATGGTATTGATAATGATTGGTACAGCCAAACCAACATTCGCCCTCAGATTGCCTATCACCTAAAAGACGGAAAAACAGTAACTCGTTTGTATACCGAGTGCCCTACCGACACTGCAATTATGTTGAGCGGGTTAGAAGATTTAGAGGAGTTTAAGCGCCAAACAAATCCTTCGTTTTTGCTTAAGGCTGGGCAGCTCAAAGGCATTGACATTATGAATCGTTTGGGGTTGGGCAATGCGTTTGAAAATCTCACCGATGAGCAGCAAAAACAGCTGTTGGATGCTTTGCAAAATGATACACTCAACGAGCAAATAAAGGATATCTTAAACCAGACCTATGATGCTGTTGGCTACATCCATTTGATTGCAGATGAAAGTAAAATTAAAGAAATGACTGAGATACCCAGTAACAGCACCATCCTTATTACCGAGCAGCATACCAATACGATTGCATGGCTGAAGAGCAACAGCTTTTATAAGGCGATGGAAATAGATAAAAGCAAGCTTTCTAAAGTGGGTATCAGCACGCAAAACTCTAAATATATGGGTATGAACAGTGAAACCATCTATTTTTATGCAAACCCCGTTAATCAAATGATGGATGGGGATGAAGTGTTTAGCAACGAATATAGCGACGATACGTGGTTTGTCGTAGACGATGACCGAGCTGTTGTTGAGCAGCTTTATGAATTGGCAAGAAACAATGGGTCTATTTCAAATAACGATTATCAGTTGTATTTTCAATACGGTGACAGTAAGAACGCGCTTTTGTTGTATTTGCCGGAGAATAAGATGCCTCAAGAGCTTGCAAACCGTTATAAAAATGGTATGGGTGATGATTTGAATACGGCAGGAACTATAGTACCCTATGCATCTAAGGGATAAAGCATTATTTACACGGGAGTAGATAGTATGTATAAAATAGTTATTATAACCACCGCACTTGTTCTTGCACTTTTGGCAGGCTGCAAAAGTAAGCATACAGTACCGTCTTATATAATGCAGAATGCTCGTTGCGGAGATTATTATGTGGCAGTGAGCACCATCATGCAGCAAGTGGCACACAATATTTATGATATCTAAAGAACAATGGCATAAAACAAAACCCCGATACCAGCGGTATCGGGGTTTTGTTTTTAAAAAGTACTATGCTTGGGCTGTAATTTTCTTCAACGAAAGTTTATGAAGAACAACCAGAGCAACCATTAACAGGATTACGGAAAATCCCACAGTAAGCCATACATTGGCTTGGGTAAAGCCTGCAACCAAATAGCCGAAGAAGCAGCATACCGCTACCGTTAGCGCATAGGGCATTTGGGTTGATACATGCTCGATATGGTCTACGCTTGCACCGGTAGAGGATAGAATGGTTGTATCGGATATGGGCGAGCAATGGTCGCCGAATACCGAACCTGCCAGCGTTGCAGAAAGCGAGACTACCATGAGTTCCGGCGCAATTGCTGTGCATACAGGTACAACAATGGGGATGAGGATACCGAATGTGCCCCATGCGGTGCCCATTGCAAACGAAAGAAATGCTGCAATAGCGAAGATGAGTGCGGGGATAAGTGCCGCAGGCATACTGCTGTTTTCTACAATGCCTTTAACATAATCGCCGGTAGAGAGCAAATCACGGCAAACACCGCTGATGGTCCAAGCCAAAATTAAGATGATATCTGCCGGAATCATGGATTTTGCACCTTCGGTAATGCCGTCCATAAACTCACGGAAAGAAACTACTTTACGCGGTACAAACAAAACAAATGCTACCAACAGCGCGGCAAAACCGCCGAGCACCAGTGCTTCTGCCGCTACACAATTGCCGAACGCGGCAGCGATATTCCCGGCAATGGCAGGGTCGTTGCCCCAAAAACCGCCGTTGTAAAGCATAGCCAAAATAGAAAATACAATCAGCGCACAAATGGGGATGAGCATATCATAAACTCTTCCCTTATCAGAAATTTTTGTGTTTTGCTGTATGTCAGCATCAATGGCACCAAGGTCGCCTTTTTGGGCTTTCAATTCTGCCTTTTCCATTGGTCCAAAGTCCAGATTGGATACAGATAGTGCAACAACCATAACGATTGATAAAATAGCGTATAAATTGTAAGGAATGGTGGATACGAATGCGGCAAGGTCGCTGTCGAATGCATTGGTAACCCGCAGATTGGAGCCAATTGCAGCAGCCCAGCTTGATATAGGAGCGATGATGCAAATGGGGGCAGCCGTCGCGTCAATGATATAAGCCAGTTTTGCCCGCGAAATATTGTATTTATCGGTAACAGGCTTCATAACAGTGCCAACAGTGAGGCAGTTGAAGTAGTCATCAATAAAAATAAGTGCACCCAGTGCTGAGGTTGCAAGCAACGCCGAGCGTTTGCTTTTTAGTTTGCTGCTTGCCCACTGGCCATACGCGCGTGAGCCGCCTGCCATGGTAACCACCGCAACCAGGGCACCAAGCAAAGCAAGGAACAAAAGGATGTTCATATCGATTTTGCTTGCCATAAGTTTAAAAGTGGTGTCTACCGTGCCTACAATCGGGTTAAGCCCTGTGTTCAGTGAATAAATCAATGTACCCGATAGAATACCGATCATCAGCGATGAGATGACCTCTTTGGTGATAAGTGCAAGGCTGATGGCAATGATGGGAGGCAAAAGGGATAAAAATCCAACCTGTATTGCTTCCATAAAAATTCCCCTTTCCAATTTTTCCTTTCTCAGGCTTGTCCGAAAAGCGGAGGTTTTAGCCCAAAAAAGCGCAGCAATACCAATAGGTACAGCAGCGTAGAAATTACAAATTTTATCATAGCACAACTTGCATAGGTGTACAAGGATAAAAGGCAAACAGAACAAAAAAACAGGACGTTTCAATTGCAGAAACGTCCTGTCCAATATAATCTGAATAACATGCTACATCAAGGGGGCAAATCCACGCAGTATAGAACGCGTGAGACGAAATCGCCGCTTAATGCCTCGAGACGCTTCAAGCGTGATTTCTTGCGAAATAGCAATGGTGTTGAGAATATCTCGTTTTACCTCTCCCACTATGGATGAGCGATAAAACGAAACACCGCATTCAAAGTGCAGGTAAAAGCTTCGGTAATCCATGTTGGTAGTGCCTACAATGGCAATCTCATCATCACATACAAACATTTTTGCATGGATAAATCCGGGGGTATATTCATAAATCTTTACGCCGGACTGTATGAGCTGGGCATAGTAGGATTGTGTTACCATATGAACATACCACTTGTCCGCTATGTGAGGGGTAATAATACGCACGTCTATGCCGCTTTGTGCAGCAAGGCAAAGTGCTGTAATCATCTCATTATCCAGTATTAGATAAGGTGAAGTGATGTAGACGTATTTTTTTGCACAGTTAATCATTTGCATATAAGCATTTTCAGCTACATTATAGTCATCAATGGGGCTGTCGCCAAACGGCTGAATATATCCGTCACTTTCATATCTTTCGGTTGGCATATAACGGTCTAAATCGATGCTGATATCGTTGCTGAACTCCCAAAGGTGGATAAACATCAGGGTTAAGTTGCGTACTGCTTCCCCCCGCAAAACCACGGCAGTATCTTTCCAGTGGCCGTGTTTTTCGTAAGCATTAATATATTCATCGGCAAGGTTAATCCCCCCGCAAAAGCCTACATTGCCGTCAATCACAGTAATTTTTCGATGGTCGCGGTAGTTCATTGCGCTGGTAAGGCGCGGGCGAAACGGATTAAATACCGTTACCTCAATGCCTGCTTTGCGCATAATTTTATCGTAACCAGTGGGGAGGGTTTGTATTGAACCCAGGTCATCGTACATAAATTTTACTTCAACGCCCTCAGCGGATTTTTGTTTTAAAATTTCATATACAGGGTCCCACATCTTACCCTGCCGAACGATAAAATACTCCATAAAAATGAACTTTTTTGCTTTTTTAAGTTCTTGCAGCAAAACAACCCACTTATCTTCTCCGAGCGGAAAATACGAAGCCTCGGTATTTTTGCATGCAGGAAAGCCCGAAATGCGCGTAATATATTCCGACTGGCGGTAAAGCAGAGGATTGTACTCCTGCAGTTCGCTGTGAATTTTTTCATTTTCATCAAAGTGATGGTACTGATCGTATGCGTAATCGGCAATTTTAGTTTTTAGTTTTTTGTTCAGGCTTTTGTTACCGAACATCAAGTAGAACAATCCCCCGAACAATGGCAGCAGAAGAATAGAGATACACCAAGCTAATTTGTAAGAGGGGTTGTCTGTTTTTGAAATAATCCATAGAACGACAAAGAGGCTGGCAACTTGAAGCCCCCAAAAAACATAAACCCATTTTTCGCTGAGGGATAAAATCAGAACAACGATAAATGCAAGCTGAACCGCAATCAGCAGCCCTACAATAACCATTCTGCTAAAGAGAAATTTGATTATCTTCTTCATGTCATCACTCCTAATGCTGCACTTTCTAAAGCTTATCATAAAATGGTAAAAATTACAATAAAAATGCCACTCACTGAAAAGCGAATGGCATTCGTAAAAACATTTGTATGTTCATTGTCCGGCACAGGAACTGGCACTATATTTTGCGTTTAATCCATTCATATACATCTTCATAAACTTCGCTGCGGTTGAGTTCATTCAGCATTTCATGCCTTCCGCCTTTGTAAAGCTTAAGGGCAACATCAAACAGCCCCTCTTGCTTAATCATTTCATACACTTTTTGCACCCCTGCACCGTAATCTCCAACCGGATCATCTTCACCCGAAAAAATGAAAATCGGCAAATCTTTGGGGAGATTTTTCGCCCATGCCGCTCGATTGACAAGATGGTTTAACATGAACAGGTCACGAAATGCGGCATTTGTAAACATAAAATTACAATAAGAGTCGGCGAGGTAAGCGTCCACAACGGCATGATCGCGCGACAGCCAGTCTTTGCTTGTTCGTTTTTCAAAACGGTCGTTGTAATTGCCAAACGTAATATTATCGAGTAGTTTGCCGGGCTTTTTTGCGCCTTGCATTTTACACAGCAGGGTTGCCAGTTTTATAGCAGTGCCGCAAAAAGGGTTTGGGCCTGCTGTTCCGCTGATAATTGCCCCATTGTATTCCTCACCAAAATCGGCAAGGCAGCAGCGTGCAATAAACGAACCCATCGAGTGCCCAAGTAAAAAATAAGGCACCCCGGGGTAGCGCTCTTTCATTTGCCTTGTAAGGGTACTTACATCCGTAATTAAATGACTGTACCCTTCTTTCTCAGAAAAAAAGCCCAAAGAGGCAGTGTCTGCGGCAGAGTGGCG encodes:
- the cls gene encoding cardiolipin synthase, which gives rise to MKKIIKFLFSRMVIVGLLIAVQLAFIVVLILSLSEKWVYVFWGLQVASLFVVLWIISKTDNPSYKLAWCISILLLPLFGGLFYLMFGNKSLNKKLKTKIADYAYDQYHHFDENEKIHSELQEYNPLLYRQSEYITRISGFPACKNTEASYFPLGEDKWVVLLQELKKAKKFIFMEYFIVRQGKMWDPVYEILKQKSAEGVEVKFMYDDLGSIQTLPTGYDKIMRKAGIEVTVFNPFRPRLTSAMNYRDHRKITVIDGNVGFCGGINLADEYINAYEKHGHWKDTAVVLRGEAVRNLTLMFIHLWEFSNDISIDLDRYMPTERYESDGYIQPFGDSPIDDYNVAENAYMQMINCAKKYVYITSPYLILDNEMITALCLAAQSGIDVRIITPHIADKWYVHMVTQSYYAQLIQSGVKIYEYTPGFIHAKMFVCDDEIAIVGTTNMDYRSFYLHFECGVSFYRSSIVGEVKRDILNTIAISQEITLEASRGIKRRFRLTRSILRGFAPLM
- a CDS encoding Na+/H+ antiporter NhaC family protein, which gives rise to MEAIQVGFLSLLPPIIAISLALITKEVISSLMIGILSGTLIYSLNTGLNPIVGTVDTTFKLMASKIDMNILLFLALLGALVAVVTMAGGSRAYGQWASSKLKSKRSALLATSALGALIFIDDYFNCLTVGTVMKPVTDKYNISRAKLAYIIDATAAPICIIAPISSWAAAIGSNLRVTNAFDSDLAAFVSTIPYNLYAILSIVMVVALSVSNLDFGPMEKAELKAQKGDLGAIDADIQQNTKISDKGRVYDMLIPICALIVFSILAMLYNGGFWGNDPAIAGNIAAAFGNCVAAEALVLGGFAALLVAFVLFVPRKVVSFREFMDGITEGAKSMIPADIILILAWTISGVCRDLLSTGDYVKGIVENSSMPAALIPALIFAIAAFLSFAMGTAWGTFGILIPIVVPVCTAIAPELMVVSLSATLAGSVFGDHCSPISDTTILSSTGASVDHIEHVSTQMPYALTVAVCCFFGYLVAGFTQANVWLTVGFSVILLMVALVVLHKLSLKKITAQA
- a CDS encoding alpha/beta fold hydrolase; protein product: MGYNTESISYPSANGTDTVFAKLFIPTDTDLKAIVQISHGMCEYIDRYRNFAEYLCGKGYMVCGNDHIGHRHSAADTASLGFFSEKEGYSHLITDVSTLTRQMKERYPGVPYFLLGHSMGSFIARCCLADFGEEYNGAIISGTAGPNPFCGTAIKLATLLCKMQGAKKPGKLLDNITFGNYNDRFEKRTSKDWLSRDHAVVDAYLADSYCNFMFTNAAFRDLFMLNHLVNRAAWAKNLPKDLPIFIFSGEDDPVGDYGAGVQKVYEMIKQEGLFDVALKLYKGGRHEMLNELNRSEVYEDVYEWIKRKI